In Pseudomonas glycinae, the DNA window GCGCATGGTCGGCTTCCTTTACAGATCGAAGGCCCATCTGCAAGTGCAGTCTGGAAAAGTCCTACCCTAGTGGTCGCGATTGCAAATGACTATCCCCTTTTTGCATTTTCGGGGCTGCGCGGCGGAGGATTTGTCGCAAGTGACGGCAGGAAAAGTCGCGATAGCGGGTATGATCGGTTTTCTTCGACGAATGGTAAAAATTGCCGGCAGCCTTTGTCCAAGGCGCTTGCGGCCGGGAAAAGCGGCTTTTTAGCCATTCTTTGCGCACGGAAAGTTGTTGCTCCGTGGTCTTTCTGGTATAAAGCAGCGCTCTTTTCTAGGGGCCCGGTTCCTTCGCTTGTAGGTGTAGCCGGTAAGACCTCTAAAGAATCGCGGCGCCTGGCGCCACAATGACTAGAGATTAAGCGGCCAACCCATGCCGGGTTGGGCATGTGGTTTTAGAGGGCTGAGGCATGTCTAGAGTATGTCAAGTTACCGGTAAGGGTCCGGTGACTGGGAACAACATTTCCCACGCAAACAACAAAACCCGTCGTCGTTTCCTGCCGAACCTGCAGCATCACCGCTTCTGGGTTGAAGAAGAGAAACGTTTCGTACGCCTGCGCGTTTCCGCCAAAGGCATGCGTATCATCGACAAGCGTGGCATCAGCGTTGTGCTGGCCGAGCTGCGTCGCGACGGCAAGGTTTAAGGGAGCTAATCATGCGTGAATTGATTCGTTTGATCTCGAGCGCCGGTACTGGTCACTTCTACACTACCGACAAGAACAAGCGTACTACCCCGGACAAAATCGAGATCAAGAAATATGATCCGGTTGTTCGCAAGCACGTGATCTACAAGGAAGGCAAAATCAAGTAATTGATTTTTCCTGACTTACGAAAAAGGCCCGTATCTCACGATACGGGCCTTTTTTGTTGCCCAGGATTTTGTGGTGCCTGTGCGGGCCTCATCGCTGGCAAGTCAGCTCCCACAGGGGTAATTGGCGTTCACAAGATTTGTGCACACCGCCGAAATTGTGGGAGCTGGCTTGCCAGCGATTGGGGCCAGATCAGTCAACGAAAACCTCAAGCCTTCTGTTCGAAGATCACATAGACCTTGCGGCAGGCTTCCAGCACTTCCCAGGTGCCACGGAAACCGGCCGGAATCACGAAGCGATCACCGACGCGCAGGGTCTTGGCATTGCCTTCGCTGTCGCGCAGCACCGATACGCCTTGCAGGATCTCGCAGTATTCGTGTTCGGTGTAGTTCACCGTCCACTGCCCGACCGCACCTTCCCACACGCCGACACCCATTTGCCCGCAAGGACTGTCGTACTGATTGAACACCGCTTGTTCGGGATCGCCCTTGAGCACTTTGGCCGGGTCCGGGCGATAGCGTTCGGCTTCGGTTGTGGTCAGGCTGATGTCGACGACGTGCTGGATGTTCATTGTTGTTTTCTCCCGTAATGACGGCGCGATGGCGTGAAAGGGCCAAAGTCTATGTTGATTAAATTGAACGCCGCAAGGCCGTATGGCGAGCTTATGTCAAATATATTGAAACAACCCCGGCCGCTGGTTTAGGGTGGCGGATGCCTTGGGCCGAAAAGCAGGCTGGCCGGGCAGTATTCCTGAGGACGACCGCGACGATCGCGGCGCTCGTATTGAACAAGAGGAGGACACTCGAATGACCACCCTGACTCGTGCCGACTGGGAACAACGCGCCCGCGACCTGAAGATCGAAGGCCGCGCCTACCTCAATGGCGAGTACACCGATGCCGTCTCCGGCGAGACCTTCGAGTGCATCAGCCCGGTCGATGGCCGTCTGCTGGGCAAGATTGCCAGCTGTGACGCCGCCGACGCCCAGCGCGCCGTGGAAAACGCCCGCGCCACCTTCAACTCCGGCGTCTGGTCGCGCCTGGCGCCGACCAAACGCAAAGCCACCATGATCCGTTTCGCCGGCCTGCTCAAGCAGCACGCCGAAGAACTGGCCCTGCTCGAAACCCTCGACATGGGCAAGCCGATCAGCGATTCGCTGTACATCGACGTGCCGGGCGCTGCGCAAGCGCTGAGCTGGAGCGGTGAGGCGATCGACAAAATCTACGACGAAGTCGCCGCTACGCCGCACGATCAACTGGGTCTGGTGACCCGCGAGCCAGTGGGCGTGGTTGGCGCCATCGTGCCGTGGAACTTCCCGCTGATGATGGCCTGCTGGAAACTCGGTCCGGCCCTGTCGACCGGTAACTCGGTGATCCTCAAGCCATCGGAAAAATCCCCGCTGACCGCCATCCGCATCGCCGAGCTGGCAGTCGAGGCCGGCATTCCGAAAGGCGTGCTGAACGTGCTGCCGGGTTACGGCCACACCGTCGGCAAGGCGCTCGCTCTGCATAACGATGTCGACACCCTGGTGTTCACCGGTTCGACCAAGATCGCCAAGCAGCTGATGATTTATTCCGGTGAATCGAACATGAAACGTGTGTGGCTGGAAGCCGGCGGCAAGAGCCCGAACATCGTGTTTGCCGATGCGCCGGATCTGCAAGCCGCTGCCGAATCCGCCGCCAGCGCCATCGCCTTCAACCAGGGCGAAGTCTGCACCGCAGGTTCGCGTCTGCTGGTCGAGCGTTCGATCAAGGACAAATTCCTGCCGATGGTGATCGAGGCGCTGAAAACCTGGAAACCGGGCAACCCGCTGGATCCGGCCACCAACGTTGGCGCGCTGGTCGATACCCAGCAGATGAACACCGTGTTGTCCTACATCGAGTCGGGCCACTCCGATGGCGCCAAACTGGTGGCCGGCGGCAAGCGCATCCTTCAGGAAACCGGTGGCACCTACGTCGAGCCGACGATTTTCGACGGCGTGAGCAATGCGATGAAGATTGCCCAGGAAGAAATCTTCGGCCCGGTGCTGTCGGTCATCGCGTTCGATACCGCCGAGGAAGCGATCAACATCGCCAACGACACGCCTTACGGCCTGGCGGCAGCGGTGTGGACTCAGGACATTTCCAAGGCGCACCTGACCGCCAAGGCCCTGCGGGCCGGCAGCGTGTGGGTCAACCAGTACGATGGCGGTGACATGACCGCGCCGTTCGGCGGCTTCAAGCAGTCGGGCAACGGTCGTGACAAGTCGCTGCACGCGTTCGACAAATACACCGAGCTGAAGGCGACCTGGATCAAGCTGTAAACCGTTGAGGGAGCCTGCCGAGGCGGGCTCCCGAACGATACAAAGATCCCTGTGGGAGCGAGCTTGCTCGCGAAAGCGGTGTATCAGTCAGCACATTTGCTGAATGTGAAACCGTTATCGCGAGCAAGCTCGCTTGTATGTGTAGACCATTGACAGCCGGATAGGCGTAATAACTTCGTATAGCATACATTATACGAAGTTATACGACAGAGCGAAGCCCATTTTGCGTTGAGCACCGGGGCAACAAACCAGCGGTACATGGTCGTGCGCGCGACCATCCAGTCATTGCGCCTGAACAGGCCGAAGAACGGATGCACCTTGGCTTTCGGGCAAGGCTGGGTGCCGTCGCGCGGGTCGTTCTGGCGCGTTATCTAACCAGTGAACAGCACCGGCTGCGGGTCTGGAGCCCACCACCACGGCACTACACGGTGTTGAAAAGTCTGCTAAACAAGCGTGTGCAGCTGATGAAGGCCCGAGTCAGTATCATGCTGAGCTGGTCAAACGAACCTCTCCTTGAAGATCTTTTGGCCCATGGGTTGGAGCATTTCAAACAGCTTGATCAGGCCATTCAGGAATTACTCCGCAAAGTCAGCCAAGAGGCCGGCATTAGCGAAAACATCAGACGCTGCAAAGCGATTGAAGGGATTGGTGAACTCACGGCAACGGGCTTGGCAACTACGTATATGCGAGGTGAGTTCGCCAGCGCCGATGCGTTCATCGCCTTTCTGGGAATGGATTTGAAGGCAAAGGACTCAGGCAAGAAACACAGTCCTCGCCACTTGAGCAAAAAAGGTGACGGAGAATTACGGCGTCTTGCACACAATGCAGCTATGGCAGCTTGTCGGTCCCCTGTTTGGAAACCGTTCTATGAATCCTATCTGGCAAGAGGTCTAGCCAGAACTCAGGCTTTGGTCATCCTCGCCCGTAAGCTTTGCCGGGTGGCATTCGCCCTCATGAAAAATCAGAGCGAATACCAACCCAATTTAAGGTTGCAGGGTTCCCCTGCAACATAGAATCTCCCACAGGGTCAGCCTATGTACTCGGAATTCTGGAAAAAAACCGGAGCCCATATCAGGCTCCGGTTTTTTTTGGTCAGTGGGTTCTCATCCCCGCCGCATACATCGCCAGTTTCAACAGACTCGCCACCACCGCCAACGAGACCACGCTGCCGGACCAGATCAGCAACAGCCAGCCCAGGCGCTTGTACCAGCGACTTTTCACTTCACGCATTTCAATGGTAGCCATCGCCGATCCTCACTTTGCCGCGGAACACGTAGTAGCTCCAGAAGGTGTACATCAGGATCACCGGCAGGATGAACAGCGCACCGATCAAGGCGAACAGCTGGCTGGTGGCCGGTGAAGCCGCCGCCCACAGGCTGACCGACGGCGGGATGATGTTCGGCCAGATGCTCAGCGCCAGCCCGATGTAACCGAGGAACATCAGCACCAGGGTGAACACGAACGGCCAGTGGGTGTGCCGCTGACGCAACGAACGCAACAGCCCGAACAGCGCCAGCACCGCCAACACCACCAGCCCGGCGAACACGATCAGATGCGCATGGTTGAACCAACGTGTGGCCAGTTCCGGGTGCAGTTGCAACGTCCACGCGCCGATCACCACCACCATCGCCAACAACAGCCACGCCAGTGGACGGCTGTAGTGACGCATCCGCGATTCGAGCATGCCTTCGGTCTTGACCAGCAGCCAGGTACTGCCGAGCAAGGCGTAAGCAATCACCAGACCGACGCCGCAAACCAGCGGAAATGGCGCCAGCCAGTCGAGACCGCCACCGGCAAACTGCCGATCCACCACCGGAATCCCGGCCACATACGCGCCGATCACCACGCCCTGGGAGAACGTCGCCAGCAGCGAACCGCCGATGAACGCCCAGTCCCACAGGTGACGTTTTTCCGCCGGCGCCTTGAAGCGAAACTCGAACGCCACACCGCGGAAAATCAGCCCCGCGAGCATGAAGATCAGCGGCAGATACAACGCCTCCAGAATCACTCCGTAAGCCAGCGGAAACGCGCCGTACAACGCCGCGCCGCCGAGCACCAGCCAGGTTTCGTTGCCGTCCCAGACGGGTGCGACGGTGTTCATCATCACATCGCGTTCCTGCTCGTCGCTGATCATCGGGAACAGGATCCCGAGGCCCAGATCGAAACCGTCCATGATCACGTACATCATCACCCCGAAGGCAATGATCACGCCCCAGATCAACGAGAGATCGATACCTTGAATACCCATGACTCAACGCTCCTTTATCAGTGGATCCGGGTCGCGGATTCGAGGTTGTCGGTAACCGCCGAAAGTGGCCGACGCGGGGTCTGCAGCTGAGTGCCTTCGGGCGGGTGTTCGTGGTGCGGCTGCGGGCCCTTGCTCACCAGTTTCATCATGTAGCCGATGCCCACGGTGAACACCGAGCAGTAGATGACGACGAACAGCGCCAGCGAGGTGCTCATCTGCGCCACCGAGTGATGGGACGCGGCGTCATGGGTGCGCATCAGGCCGTAAACCACCCACGGCTGACGCCCGACTTCGGTGGTGATCCAACCGGCCAGCAGCGCAATCAGTCCGCTCGGCCCCATCAGCAGCACCAGTCGCTGGAAGCCGCGATGCCGGTAGACCTTGCCGTTGCGCCGCAACGCCAGACCCAGCACGCCGACGAGGATCATCAACATGCCCAGCCCGGCCATCACGCGGAAGCTCCAGAAAATCACGGTCGAGTTCGGCCGGTCTTCTTTCGGAAAGCTCTTGAGCGCCGGGATCTGCTTGTCGAGGCTGTGGGTGAGGATCAGGCTGCCGAGGTACGGAATCTCGATCGCGTATTTGGTCTTCTCCGCCTGCATGTCCGGAATGCCGAACAGCACCAGCGGGGTCGGCCCGTTGTCGGCGTTTTCCCAGTGGCCCTCGATGGCGGCGATTTTCGCCGGTTGGTGTTCCAGGGTGTTCAAGCCATGAGCGTCACCGACCACCGCTTGAATCGGCGCCACGATCAGCGCCATCCACAGCGCCATGGAGAACATCTTGCGCACTGGTTTGCTGTCGTTGCCGCGTAGCAAATGCCAGGCCGCCGAAGCGCCGACGAAGAACGCCGTGGCGACGAACGCAGCAATCGCCATGTGCGCCAGACGGAACGGGAACGACGGGTTGAACACGATCGCCAGCCAGTCGACCGGCATTACCCGACCGTCGACAATTTCGAAGCCTTGCGGGGTCTGCATCCAGCTGTTGGAGGCGAGAATCCAGAAGGTCGAGATCAGCGTGCCGATGGCGACCATCACCGTGGCGAAGAAATGCAAGCCACGGCCCACGCGGTTCCAGCCGAACAGCATCACCCCGAGGAAACCGGCTTCGAGGAAGAACGCGGTCAGCACTTCATAGGTCAGCAACGGCCCGGTGACGCTGCCGGCGAAGTCGGAAAACCCGCTCCAGTTAGTGCCGAACTGGTACGCCATGACCAGCCCCGACACCACGCCCATGCCGAAGTTGACGGCGAAGATCTTCGACCAGAAATGGTAGAGATCGCGGTAAGTGTCGTTACGGGTTTTCAGCCACAGGCCTTCGAGCACCGCCAGGAAACTCGCGAGACCAATGGTGATCGCCGGGAAAATGATGTGGAACGAAACCGTGAACGCGAATTGAATTCGCGCCAGGTCCAGTGCCTCCAGGTTGAACATGATGATGTCCTCATCAAGGCTGAAAAGCGGCAGCACACGGCCGGGCCACCGCCAGGCGCGAACGCCTGCAGCCAGTCAAAATGCAAAAGGGTTGGATCGCGTGGGTCGGCTACGCCACCGACGACGGGATCAGGTTGCTCGCCTCGGCGGCTTCGAGGCGGATCGCCACGAATTTCGAGGTCGGCGTGTAGGTGCGGTCACCGTAGCTTTCCAGCGGCACCAGCGGATTGGTCTCCGGGTAGTACGCAGCGGCTTGCCCCGCTGGAACGTCGTAGGCGATCAGAGTGAAACCGCTGACCCGACGCTCGCGCTCGTCGCCCCACAGCGCCACCAGATCAACCTTCTGCCCCGGTTCGAAACCCAGTCGGCGGATGTCCTGTTCGTTGGCGAACACCACGTCGCGCATGCCGTAAACCCCGCGATAACGGTCGTCGAGGCCGTACAGCGTGGTGTTGTACTGGTCGTGGGAACGCATGGTTTGCAGGATCAGATGCGGTTTGACCGGCAGGTTGCGAACGCCTTCGCTGATCAGGTGCTCCGGCAGCACGCACGGAGTGAACTGGGCCTTGCCGGACTCGGTTTTCCAGACCCGGTCGGAAGCGTTGTTGCCGAGATGGAAACCACCGGGGATCAGCAGCTTCTCGTTGAAGTTCTCGAAGCCCGGAATCACGTCGGCGATCAGGTTGCGGATACGCCCGTAGTCGCCCACCGCCCATTCCCAATCGATCGGGTGTTTGCCCAACGTGGCGGCGGCGATCCCGGCAATAATCGCCGGCTCGGATTTCAGATGCGCCGACTTCGGCTTCAGTTGGCCGAACGACAAGTGCACCATGCTGAAGGTGTCTTCCACCGTTACGCCTTGCGGGCCTTCGGCCTGGACGTCGATGTCGGTACGGCCCAGGCACGGCAGGATCAGCGCATCACGCCCGGTCACCAGATGGCTGCGGTTGAGTTTGGTCGAGATGTGCACGCTCAGGTCGAGTTTGCGCATCGCGGCGTGGGTGCGCGGGGTGTCCGGCGTAGCTTGAGCGAAGTTGCCGCCGAGCCCGATAAACACCTTGGCTTCGCCACGTTCCATGGCACCAATCGCCATGACCGTGTTGTGGCCGTGCATCCGCGGCACCTTGAAGTTGAAGCGCTTTTCCAGGGCATCCATCAGTTCGGTCGGGGCCAGTTCGTTGATGCCCATGGTGCGGTCGCCCTGCACGTTACTGTGGCCGCGCACCGGCGACAGCCCGGCCCCCGGACGGCCGACATTGCCGCGCAGCAGTTGCAGGTTGATGACTTCCTGCAGGGTCGGCACGGAGTGCACGTGTTGGGTCAGGCCCATGGCCCAGCACATGATCACGCTCTTGGCCCGGGCATACATGCGTGCGGCCAGTTCGATGTCATGCAGCGGCACACCGGACTGCTCGACGATGTGCTCCCAACTCGTGGCATCAATTTCGGCCAGATAACTGTCGAGACCCGACGTGTGCTCGGCAATGAAGGCGTGATCGAACACCGGTTCGCCGCCGGTAGCCTGGGCTTCGCGCTCCCACTCCAGCAGGAACTTGGCCATGCCGCGAATCATCGCCATGTCGCCGCCCAAGGCCGGACGGAAATACGCGGTGTTGGTCGCTTCCCAGCCGTTGCTGAGCATTTCGATCGGGTTCTGCGGGTTCTGGAATCGCTCCAGCCCACGCTCTTTCAGCGGGTTGATGCACACCACCTGCGCGCCACGCTTCACCGCTTCACGCAACGGTTCGAGCATGCGCGGGTGGTTGGTGCCGGGGTTCTGGCCGATCACGAAAATCGCGTCGGCGTGGTGCAGGTCTTCATAGACCACCGTGCCTTTGCCGACGCCCAGGCTCTCGCCCATGCTCACCGCGCTGGCTTCGTGGCACATGTTCGAGCAGTCCGGGAAGTTGTTGGTGCCGTAGGCGCGGACGAACAACTGATAGAGAAACGCCGCTTCGTTGCTGGCACGACCCGAGGTGTAGAACTCGGCCTCGTGGGGCGATTTCAAGCCTTTGAGGTGTTTGGCGATCAGCGCGAAGGCATCGTCCCAGGTAGTTTCCACATAGCGGTCGACCCGCGCGTCGTAGCGCATCGGATGGGTGATCCGGCCCTGGTATTCGAGCCAGTAATCGCTTTGCTCGGCCAGCGTCGAGACTGTGTACTTGTTGAAGAACGCCGGATCGACCAGGCGGCCGGTGGCTTCCCAGTTCACCGCTTTGGCGCCGTTCTCGCAGAACTTCAGCATGCTCGCGCCGGGTGCTTCACCCCAGGCACAACCTGGGCAGTCAAAGCCGCCGTTCTGGTTGGTCTTGAGCATGGCGCGGATGTTTTTCAGGGCGTTCTCACTGCCCAGCCAGTTCTTGGTGAGGCTGATGACAGCGCCCCAACCCGCAGCGGCGCCCTTGTAGGGTTTGTAACGGTCGACTTGTGACATGGGACTTCTCCATGACGATGCACACAGGCAAAAACCTGATCGGGTTTAAACAGCGACGACTGACTTTCAAGTTAGAAAACGGTCGTTTCGTTTGACGGTGCCAAGGATAGGAACCGCTGCAAAAACTTGTCTAATCGCTATTAATGACTGCGTTATCGAAAGCATCTATCACGGACTTAAACCCTTTAAATACGGGCACTTGCAAAACTAAGAAGGGAAAAACAGCAAATAATTATTTCATCATCGACAGCATCAATCGGCCGGTCATTAAGAGTGATTGGACGCTGTCTCAAGTTGCTCATAACCTGCGCCGACCCAATCCCTTCAATAGCGGATTTCACCCAAGCGAGGCTGTCATGTCAGAGCGCGTCTTGATCGATGGTTACAACCGCCGCGTCGACTATCTGCGCATGTCGGTCACCGACCGCTGCGACTTTCGCTGCGTGTATTGCATGGCTGAAGACATGCAGTTTCTGCCGCGCCAACGGGTGCTGACGCTGGAGGAGATCTATCAACTGGCGCAGAGCTTCGTTGCGTTGGGCACCCGCAAGATCCGCTTGACCGGTGGTGAGCCGCTGATTCGCCCGGGCGTCGTCGGGTTGTGCAAGCAGATCGCCGCCCTGCCCGGCCTGCGCGAACTGTGCCTGACCACCAACGGCTCGCAGCTCGGCAAACTCGCCAGTCCGCTGTTCGACGCCGGGGTCAAACGCCTCAACGTCAGTCTCGACAGTCTTGATGCCGAGCGCTTCAAGCAGATGACCCGCACCGGTGACCTGACCCAGGTGATCGACGGCATCGACGCCGCGCGCGCCGCCGGATTTACCCGCACTAAACTCAACTGCGTGGTGATGCAGGGCCGCAACGATCACGAGATCAACGATCTGGTGCAGTTCGCCATCGAGCGCGATCTGGATATTTCCTTCATCGAGGAAATGCCGCTGGGGATCATCAGCGAACACAGCCGTGCCGAGTCGTTCTTTTCCAGCACTCAGGTGCGCGAAAAGATCGCCGAACGCTACACCCTGATCGACTCCGCCGAATCGACCCAGGGCCCGTCGCGGTATTGGCGGCTGGCGGAGGCACCGCACATTCGGCTGGGGTTCATCTCGCCCCACAGCCACAACTTCTGCGGCACCTGCAACCGGGTGCGGCTGACCGTCGAGGGGCGTTTGCTACTGTGTCTGGGGAACGAGCATTCGGTGGACTTGAAGGCAGTGCTGCGCGCTCATCCGGGCCAACCGGAACGGCTGGAGAAAGCCATCATCGAAGCGATGAAGCTCAAGCCTTACCGGCACAACTTTGAAGTGAACGACGACGTGCAAGTGGTGCGTTTCATGAACATGACCGGCGGCTGATCCGCCACGTTTGCAAGGCAGAGAGCCGCATGATCATCCGACCCAAGGTCAATCAATTCGCCATTCTCTTCACCCTCAAGGGCTCGATTGCCAAGCGCATCGCCCTGCGCGCCCTGATGGTCACGCTGCTGGCGTCGGCCATCGTGCTGGTGGAAATGCTCCACCCGAGCAACTTCACCAAGGTCAACGCCACGCCGTTCACACTGCTCGGCCTGTCGCTGTCGATCTTCATGAATTTTCGCAACAACGCCTGCTACGACCGCTGGTACGAAGCGCGCAAGGCCTGGGGCGAAGTGATCGTGCATGTGCGTTCGGTGATTCGCGAGACCCATGTGATCCGCGAATCTGCCCAGCGTCGGTTATTGCTGCTTAACCTTTGTGGGTTCGCTCATGCGTTGAATGCGCGACTGCGCCGGGAAGACGAAGCCGCCGCCAGCGCCGAGTGGATCACCCCGCAACACGATGCGCAGGTGCCGGACTACAGCGGGCGAATTCTGCAGACGGTGGGTCAGCAATGCTCCGATCTGCATGAGGCGGGCGTTCTCAGTGAATGGCGCTACATGCTGCTGGCCAATCACCTGACCAGCCTGACCCAGGCGCAGGCGGTGTGCGAGCGGATCAAGAACACGCCGCTGCCCTTCCCCTACACCCTGCTGCTGCATCGCACGATTTACCTGTTCTGCATCCTGCTGCCGTTCGCCATGGCCGAACCGCTGGGGTGGCTGACGCCGCTGTTCACGGCGATTGTCAGCTACACCTTCTTCGGCCTGGATGCGATTGCCGATGAGCTGGAGGACCCGTTCGGCCGGGATGAAAACGATTTGCCGACCGATGCGCTGGTGCGGGGTATCGAGCGGGATATTCTCTCGGAGCTGGGGACTGAGCCGTTGCCGCCGGCGCTGAAACCGGTGGACTACGTCCTCAGTTAATCGACTGCCTCCCCTTCCGGGGAGGGAGACTCATCAATCCAGATGCGCCCAGGTCATGCGGAACGAAGCGCCGCCCCACGGCGAGTCGCCGACCTCGACCTGCCCGCCATGGGATTGCGACACCCGTCGCACCAGTGCCAGGCCAAGTCCGAAACCGCCCGTGCGGCGGTCGCGGCTGGCGTCCAGACGCGAGAACGGTTCGAAAATCTTCTCTCGACCGGCCAGCGGCACGCCCGGCCCGTCGTCGTTGACCTGAACTTCGTATTGATCGCCGATGCGCACCAGCGACACCTCGACCCGCTGCTCGGCATACCGGATGGCATTGCGCAGCAGATTGATCACCGCCCGCGCCATGAAACGCGGTTCGATCCGCACTTCGTCGACCCGGCAATCTACGATCAACAGCTGTACCCCGGCGGCCTCGGCTTCCAGCGCCACGCTACCGACCACGCTGTCGAGCCAGTTGGCAGCCTGAATGTTTTCGCGGGTGATCACCGTCGCGCCGCGTTCAAGGCTGGCGTAGGTCAGCAGTTCGGAGACCATTTCTTCCAGCTCGCCGAGGTCGGCGTACATGTCGGCGATCAGTTCGCGGTTCTGGCTGGCGTCCGGTTGCTGCTTGAGCTGATCGAGCTCGAACGACAACCGGGCAATCGGCGTGCGCAGTTCGTGAGAGACCGCGTTGGTCAGTTCGCGCTGATTGGCGATCAGGCCTTCGATGCGCGCCGCCATCAGGTTGAAGTGGCCGGCCAAGTCGCGGATGTTCGAGCGCTTGGACAGCTGGATACGTACCGAGAGGTCGTTGTCGCCGAAACGCTCGGCGGCCAGCCGCAGTTTTTCCAGATCGCGCCAGTGCGGGCGAACCCAGAAGTACAGGACGATGCCCAGCAGCACCGCCAGCATCAGGTAGGCCCCGGCAATGTAGAACGGCATCAGGCTCGGCTCGGGCGGCAGCTTGATGCTGAGCAACTGCGAACCACCGTCGATGTTGCTGATGAACTGGGTGTAATCGTCGCGGATCACCAACAGATCCTGAGCCAGTTCGGCTTTTTCCTGATCGTTGAGGTTCAGTTGGTCAGCCTCGATCAGGCTCAACGTCAGCCCGTAGTGCGGCCGCAACGCCTCCAGTTGCGCCTCGCGCGCCGCGCCCTGCTGGTCGCGCATGTGTTCGACCAGCGACCAGGCCTGACCGCGCACCGCC includes these proteins:
- a CDS encoding ATP-binding protein; the encoded protein is MLRLFLGLFLVMTVGLVAALQTVEHTFNALLDNQMQAYNREAVRGQAWSLVEHMRDQQGAAREAQLEALRPHYGLTLSLIEADQLNLNDQEKAELAQDLLVIRDDYTQFISNIDGGSQLLSIKLPPEPSLMPFYIAGAYLMLAVLLGIVLYFWVRPHWRDLEKLRLAAERFGDNDLSVRIQLSKRSNIRDLAGHFNLMAARIEGLIANQRELTNAVSHELRTPIARLSFELDQLKQQPDASQNRELIADMYADLGELEEMVSELLTYASLERGATVITRENIQAANWLDSVVGSVALEAEAAGVQLLIVDCRVDEVRIEPRFMARAVINLLRNAIRYAEQRVEVSLVRIGDQYEVQVNDDGPGVPLAGREKIFEPFSRLDASRDRRTGGFGLGLALVRRVSQSHGGQVEVGDSPWGGASFRMTWAHLD
- a CDS encoding bestrophin family protein, coding for MIIRPKVNQFAILFTLKGSIAKRIALRALMVTLLASAIVLVEMLHPSNFTKVNATPFTLLGLSLSIFMNFRNNACYDRWYEARKAWGEVIVHVRSVIRETHVIRESAQRRLLLLNLCGFAHALNARLRREDEAAASAEWITPQHDAQVPDYSGRILQTVGQQCSDLHEAGVLSEWRYMLLANHLTSLTQAQAVCERIKNTPLPFPYTLLLHRTIYLFCILLPFAMAEPLGWLTPLFTAIVSYTFFGLDAIADELEDPFGRDENDLPTDALVRGIERDILSELGTEPLPPALKPVDYVLS